A genome region from Strigops habroptila isolate Jane chromosome 12, bStrHab1.2.pri, whole genome shotgun sequence includes the following:
- the FNDC5 gene encoding fibronectin type III domain-containing protein 5 isoform X2: MLRFIQEVNTTTRSCALWDLEEDTEYIVHVQAISIQGQSPASEPVLFKTPREAEKLASKNKDEVTMKEMAKKNQQLRAGEVLIIVVVLFMWAGVIALFCRQYDIIKDNEPNNSKEKVKNTSENSTPEHQSGGLLRSKFPKNKPSVNIIEA, translated from the exons ATGCTGCGCTTCATCCAGGAGGTGAACACCACCACCCGCTCCTGTGCCCTCTGGGACCTAGAGGAGGACACCGAGTACATTGTGCATGTCCAGGCCATCAGCATCCAAGGCCAGAGCCCTGCCAGTGAGCCAGTCCTCTTCAAGACCCCCAGGGAAGCTGAGAAACTAGCCtctaaaaataaag ATGAGGTGACAATGAAGGAGATGGCAAAGAAAAACCAGCAGCTGCGAGCGGGGGAAGTTCTCATCATTGTTGTGGTGTTGTTTATGTGGGCAG GGGTGATCGCCCTGTTCTGCAGACAGTACGACATCATCAAAGACAACGAGCCAAATAACAGCAAGGAGAAGGTGAAGAACACCTCGGAGAACAGCACCCCCGAGCACCAGAGCGGAGGGCTCCTGCGCAGCAAG TTTCCAAAAAACAAGCCCTCAGTGAATATCATTGAAGCATGA